A stretch of Toxoplasma gondii ME49 chromosome V, whole genome shotgun sequence DNA encodes these proteins:
- a CDS encoding TBC domain containing protein (encoded by transcript TGME49_285730~Signal peptide predicted by SignalP 2.0 HMM (probability 0.932) with cleavage site probability 0.887 at residue 84) has translation MLAPEPLTSPRHSPPSSSSSSSSSSSSSSSASSSSSSSSSASSSSSSSSSSSSFSSSSSSSSSFSSSSSSSSSFSSSSSSSASAQPPPFLPGDGNANRESHSREWRSRRGDTLTNSEGVAETAGSASPSKLTVRAERFCALLARSNVDLNELKQLLWSGVPKCCPTSIRSDSWRIVLGYLPVNRERAAHVLAKKRSEYNELLQHYYEKETPSVDEAKLLRQLRVDIPRTHSGRLFFSHPRIQACMERALFLWAVKNPASGYVQGMNDLITPFLSVFLESSLGRDPDTVSIDEIPGGILHEVEADSFWCLSKLLAHIQDHFTFGQPGIQRSVMKLTDIVKRVDEPLYVHLSTQGVDFLQMSFRWMNCLLMREFPLRCIIRLWDTYIAEHAEGFSSFHVYVCAVFLVFWSQQLKQMNFQQLMIFIQNFPTADWSEQEMETLLAEAFVLKSLFHAAPKHLGP, from the exons ATGTTGGCCCCCGAGCCTCTCACCTCTCCTCGTCACTcccctccgtcttcttcttcctcgtcgtcgtcttcctcgtcttcttcttcctctgcgtcgtcttcctcgtcttcttcttcctctgcgtcgtcttcctcgtcttcttcttcctcgtcgtcttctttctcgtcttcttcttcctcgtcgtcttctttctcgtcttcttcttcctcgtcgtcttctttctcgtcttcttcttcttcttctgcttctgctcaGCCTCCACCTTTTCTTCCTGGGGATGGCAACGCAAACCGCGAAAGCCATTCTCGTGAGTGGAGATCtaggagaggagacactctcACAAACTCGGAAGgcgtcgcggagacagcaggatCGGCCTCGCCCTCGAAGCTCACCGTTCGCGCGGAGAGATTCTGTGCTCTCCTCGCGCGATCGAACGTCGATTTGA ACGAACTGAAGCAACTGCTGTGGAGCGGGGTCCCCAAGTGTTGTCCAACTTCCATACGCAGCGACTCTTGGAGAATCGTCCTC GGCTACCTCCCCGTCAATCGCGAGCGCGCTGCCCACG TTCTCGCGAAAAAGCGAAGCGAGTACAACGAGCTTCTTCAG CATTActacgagaaagaaacgccttCCGTCGACGAAGCGAAGCTGCTGCGCCAGCTGAGAGTCGACATTCCCCGCACCCACTCtggtcgtctcttcttcagccaCCCAAGAATTCAAGC ATGCATGGAGCGCGCGCTGTTTCTCTGGGCAGTCAAGAATCCGGCGAGCGGATACGTTCAG GGCATGAACGACCTCATCActcctttcctgtctgtcttcttggaAAGCAGTCTCG GACGCGATCCAGACACAGTCTCCATCGATGAA ATTCCTGGAGGGATCCTTCACGAGGTCGAGGCGGATTCtttctggtgtctctcgAAGCTTCTGGCGCACATTCAA GATCACTTCACGTTTGGACAACCCGGCATTCAGCGATCCGTCATGAAGCTCACCGACATCGTCAAGCGAGTTGATG agccgctgtacgtacacctcagcACGCAAGGCGTCGACTTTCTGCAGATGTCCTTTCGGTGGATGAATTGTCTCCTCATGAG AGAATTTCCTCTCCGATGCATCATTCGGCTTTGGGATACGTACATCGCCGAGCACGCAGAAGGCTTCAGTTCCTTCCACGTCTACGTCTGCGCTG tttttctcgtcttctggtCGCAGCAGCTGAAGCAAATGAACTTCCAGCAG CTGATGATTTTCATTCAAAATTTTCCGACGGCCGACTGGTCCGAGCAGGAGATGGAGACTCTCCTCGCCGAAGC atTTGTATTGAAGTCTCTCTTCCACGCGGCTCCAAAGCACTTGGGTCCCTGA
- a CDS encoding ATP binding protein, putative (encoded by transcript TGME49_285720) — protein METSSPSSSSSLPISSPPLSSPLLSSSSSSSSSSSSSSSSSPSSSPSSSSSSSSSSSSSSSSSTTSSSSFARSAVVVVIVGMAGSGKTTFVAGLQRHLREVCGKRVYTVNLDPAVVSLGYEPNIDIRDTVDYKKVMQHYRLGPNGAILTSLNLFATKFGDVLQLLEQRRATHDVILVDTPGQIEVFTWSASGTIILESLSASLPTCVCYVLDTPRCSRPVTLMSNMLYACSVLYKAKLPFLGCFNKVDVANHRLCQEWMVNYDAFQEALLTDESYLASLSRSSALMLVEFYRVIQTVGVSSVTGEGMADVVMQLERCAEEYRTDFLPFLEQQKRTKEQRARESAEAQLERFKRDYDPSVQAAALAAVVARGSTAGKSVSGGQETVSGGQETVSGGQETVSGGQETVSGGQETVTSSPKRQDDLAEVGASEA, from the exons ATGGAgacctcttctccttcctcttcttcttctcttcccatctcttctccgcctctctcttctcctctcctgtcttcttcctcttcctcttcttcttcctcttcttcttcctcttcttcttctccttcctcttctccttcctcttcttcttcttcctcttcttcttcctcttcttcttcctcttcctctactacttcttcttcttcctttgctcGCAGCGCAGTCGTCGTGGTGATTGTCGGAATGGCCGGCAGTGGAAAGACGACGTTCGTTGCTGGGCTGCAGAGACATTTGCGCGAGGTCTGCGGAAAGCGCGTGTACACCGTGAACTTGGATCCcgctgtcgtctctctcggctaCGAACCGAACATCGACATCCGCGACACCGTCGACTACAAGAAGGTGATGCAGCACTACCGGCTCGGGCCGAACGGAGCAATCTTGACTTCTCTGAACTTGTTTGCGACCAAGTTTGGAGACGtcctgcagctgctggagCAGCGGCGCGCCACCCATGACGTCATTCTCGTCGACACACCCGGCCAAATCGAGGTTTTCACCTGGTCCGCCAGCGGAACCATCATTTTGGAGAGCTTGAGTGCGTCGCTCCCCACCTGCGTCTGCTACGTCCTCGATACGCCCAGATGCTCCAGACCTGTCACGCTGATGAGCAACATGCTGTACGCATGCAGCGTCTTGTATAAAGCGAAACTCCCTTTTCTGGGCTGTTTCAACAAAGTCGACGTCGCGAACCACCGACTCTGCCAAGAGTGGATGGTCAACTACGACGCCTTCCAG GAGGCGCTGTTGACGGACGAAAGTTACCTGGCGAGTCTGAGCCGGTCGAGTGCGTTGATGCTTGTCGAATTCTACCGAGTCATTCAGACtgtcggtgtctcctccgtcacAGGCGAG ggcATGGCAGATGTGGTGATGCAGTTGGAGAGATGTGCGGAGGAGTACCGAACAGACTTCCTGCCTTTTCTAGAgcaacagaaaagaacaaagGAGCAGAGAGCTCGAGAGTCTGCTGAAGCTCAACTCGAGCGATTCAAAAGAGACTACGACCCTTCAGTCCAAGCGGCGGCGCTCGCAGCCGTCGTCGCCCGCGGCTCTACGGCCGGTAAAAGTGTCTCTGGAGGCCAAGAGACAGTCTCTGGAGGCCAAGAGACAGTCTCTGGAGGCCAAGAGACAGTCTCTGGAGGTCAAGAGACAGTCTCTGGAGGTCAAGAGACAGTCACGTCGAGCCCAAAGAGACAGGATGACCTCGCGGAAGTCGGCGCCTCGGAGGCGTAG
- a CDS encoding hypothetical protein (encoded by transcript TGME49_285710): MEARSEGETNAVLPPAVSAVQSPEDLSVMVDGAPLLSHTSVPEWAHFCFRSRAYRTVPVGGVLDAADAETRETLWDGGRTPDSPRGGEEKEKEDEYAHMLHDVLTAYGNVSELNYFVSCDPSVRTPDAVDASPRVHTPEPAGGASGVRTPEGPLSDGDSCAATSPEKKAKTGASVSSPPAAKHMLVSCHVGRRVCGHKGVVHGGFIATLLDNSLGYMAHFVFKRAATKKLEVSFVRPLLANAFIIVDVQIADIDSQKGVCAVVGTVYACIPEQLKHLGKPGKRGEQGEKGEQGDSAKPRGAEPAVPEGVWVVAAGKAIMVDVTKKWKGIQ; this comes from the coding sequence atggaggcgagaagcgagggagagacaaacgctGTTCTCCCGccggctgtctccgccgtaCAGTCACCGGAAGACCTGAGCGTCATGGTGGACGGtgcccctcttctctcgcacaCTTCGGTCCCCGAGTGGGCACACTTTTGCTTCAGATCCAGAGCGTATCGAACGGTACCCGTTGGCGGCGTGCTTGACGCCGCAGACGCTgaaacgcgggagacacTGTGGGACGGCGGCCGGACGCCAGACTCTCCacgcggaggagaggagaaagagaaagaagacgaataCGCACATATGCTCCACGACGTCCTCACTGCCTACGGAAACGTATCGGAGCTGAACTACTTCGTCAGCTGCGATccgagtgtacgtacacccgacgCCGTCGACGCTTCCCCACGTGTGCATACACCTGAGCCAGCCGGCGGCGcgtcgggtgtacgtacacccgaaggGCCTCTATCGGATGGCGACTCTTGCGCGGCGACTTCGcctgagaagaaagcgaagactggcgcttctgtttcgtctcctcctgcgGCGAAACACATGCTTGTGTCCTGTCACGTTGGCCGGCGAGTGTGCGGCCACAAGGGCGTCGTCCACGGAGGTTTCATTGCGACGCTGCTGGACAACTCCCTCGGCTACATGGCACACTTTGTCTTTAAGCGCGCAGCCACCAAGAAGCTGGAAGTCTCTTTTGTGCGGCCTCTCCTCGCGAACGCCTTCATCATCGTCGACGTCCAAATCGCGGACATCGACTCTCAGAAGGGCGTCTGCGCAGTCGTCGGCACCGtctatgcatgcattccCGAGCAGTTAAAGCACCTGGGCAAACCAGGCAAGAGAGGCGAACAAGgcgaaaagggagaacaGGGAGACAGTGCGAAGCCGCGAGGCGCGGAACCTGCCGTCCCCGAAGGTGTCTGGGTCGTCGCAGCTGGAAAAGCCATCATGGTGGACGTCacgaagaagtggaaaggCATACAGTGA
- the UFD1AP gene encoding ubiquitin fusion degradation protein UFD1AP (encoded by transcript TGME49_285700~Product name based on PMID:19808683.), whose amino-acid sequence METATPTLGLAAAAGARHGSTGRGGSLMRRKGYFGCEDSPPFSSPVSSLASSPPRPRQKVFLSSRSCLFRLAVVVPCLLSAFSWLCFSAFYSRTPASFPLDRSAFSGSQPTGERPHFPVFSHSLSPQFVLSAFALTVELSPRTRESFLGSSSSHPSFAHVSSPSSTQGDFAKAKTLPFFHCNSTRTPSASLLLSPFLALSPSSHFSSFFPFAFSSSSSASAPKPEEASPNRWETERSRFLPLRMQSDRLRKCRKSPAALVAAELPRTSGRKSSSRIGRERREAEMLTRPLHALAALTKKGESRGMAEAEEDRTGSVQTRRKCRRCPPLPRGPGEILCNAFLCGCQDAKVERMAKNGLGAEGAGHDEDGENHSPDAPQAADRRTEHAGDEGEAKEEGEEEIRADEGGKEVQAEEGGEKEGGDGEGEKEGEEGRDGIHLRKRRRRLSTWISDVLRRARLEQRVEDLNILFRQQGSTDRVYLVLPLSEALNPPADHFSHNHIMEGDKAILPREVLPLLLERQWDAPWHFLLEKVFDLCDSEALATTPPRFAAGRLPQALPGGDKAANAECEGEKKARQRTSPRRVSVSVLDFSAPRNFIFLPLWVMKALDLRPFSIVACKWERLPLAGHVTLQPTSSAFVRAVQATGRDIQKVLEQEIRHYSSLTANSVIPVKIQGQTFRLHVRQIQAEGNAATGEDADHVCVQDSDVATTLLPAKDEERTETEPSAVAQGRLTGEQEKQREKKRTEDTKHA is encoded by the exons atggagacagcgacgccgACGCTGGGGctggctgctgctgcaggcgCGAGACATGGCTCAACAGGTCGAGGAGGTTCCCTGATGCGCAGAAAAGGGTATTTTGGATGTGAGGACagtcctcccttctcttctccagtttcctctctggcatcttctccgcctcgtcctcgtcaaaaagtttttctctcttctcgctcttgtctGTTCCGTCTTGCCGTCGTTGTCCcttgtcttctgtctgcgttttcgtgGCTGTGTTTCAGTGCTTTCTACTCGCGTACTCCAGCGTCTTTCCCCCTCGATCGTTCCGCCTTTTCTGGAAGTCAACCAACTGGAGAAAGGCCTCATTTTCCTGTCTTCAGTcattctctttctccccagTTTGTCTTGTCGGCTTTTGCACTCACCGTCGAGCTCTCACCTCGTACGCGGGAGTCTTTCCTGGGATCTTCTTCATCCCATCCTTCTTTCGCTcatgtctcctctccttcgtcgacCCAGGGCGACTTTGCAAAAGCGAAGACTCTCCCCTTTTTTCACTGTAATTCTACGCGTACTCCCTccgcttctttgcttctttctcctttcttggctctctccccttcctctcacttttcttccttctttccattcgccttttcctcttcttcctctgcttccgcgCCAAAACCGGAAGAGGCCTCTCCGAATCGATGGGAGACGGAGCGatctcgcttccttcctcttcgcatgcagtcggaTCGTCTGCGGAAATGCAGAAAGAGTCCGGCGGCGCTTGTCGCTGCAGAATTGCCACGAACATCTGGAAGAAAGTCTTCCTCGCGTATAGgccgagagcggagagaggcggagatGCTCACGCGcccgttgcatgcgctggctgcactgacgaagaagggagagagtcGGGGGATggcggaggcagaagaagacaggacaGGTTCCGTTCAAACGAGACGCAAGTGTCGAAGATGCCCGCCGCTTCCCCGGGGACCCGGCGAGATTCTTTGCAACGCTTTTCTGTGTGGTTGCCAGGACgcgaaggtggagagaaTGGCAAAGAATGGCCTCGGGGCAGAAGGTGCAGGTCatgacgaagacggagaaaaccACAGTCCAGATGCACCGCAAGCAGCAGATCGACGCACAGAGCatgcaggagacgaaggagaagcaaaagaagaaggagaagaagaaatacGAGCAgatgaaggaggaaaagaagtacaagcagaagaaggaggagaaaaagaaggcggtgatggagaaggagaaaaagaaggagaagaaggaagagacggaatACATCTCAGAAAAAGGCGACGTCGGCTGTCCACGTGGATATCGGATGTCCTTCGGCGCGCGCGA TTGGAACAACGAGTGGAAGATCTGAACATTCTGTTTCGGCAACAGGGAAGCACAGATCGCGTTTACCTCGTCTTGCCGCTCTCAGAGGCGTTGAATCCTCCTGCAG ATCACTTCTCGCACAACCACATCATGGAAGGCGACAAAGCCATTCTCCCGCGAGAGGTGCTCCCGCTG TTGCTCGAGAGACAGTGGGACGCGCCTTGgcactttcttctcgagaaaGTTTTCGACCTGTGCGACTCGGAGGCTCTCGCAACCACGCCTCCGAGATTCGCTGCTGGGCGACTGCCGCAAGCCTTGCCAGGCGGCGACAAGGCTGCTAATGCGGAgtgtgaaggagagaaaaaagcgaggcAAAGGACGTCTCCGAGACGCGTGTCTGTCAGCGTCCTCGACTTCAGCGCCCCCCGAAACTTCATCTTCCTCCCCTTATGGGTCATGAAGGCACTCGACTTGCG GCCGTTTTCGATAGTTGCATGCAAATGGGAGCGCCTTCCGCTGGCGGGTCACGTCACGCTGCAGCCGACGAGCTCGGCGTTTGTGCGAGCCGTTCAGGCAACAGGTCGAGACATTCAG AAAGTGCTCGAACAAGAGATTCGCCACTACTCGAGCTTGACTGCGAACTCGGTCATCCCTGTGAAAATCCAAGGCCAGACCTTCAGGCTCCACGTTCGACAGATTCAGGCCG AGGGCAACGCGGCGACCGGGGAAGATGCCGACCATGTCTGCGTACAAGATAGCGACGTTGCGACGACGCTGCTGCCtgcgaaggacgaggaaaggacggagacagagccgAGCGCCGTCGCACAAGGACGACTGacaggagaacaagagaaacagagagagaagaagagaacagaagacacGAAGCACGCAtaa
- a CDS encoding notch (dsl) domain-containing protein (encoded by transcript TGME49_285690~Signal peptide predicted by SignalP 2.0 HMM (probability 0.961) with cleavage site probability 0.226 at residue 23): MAPNRVFFASLCLPAFFWCLLQGRVASGGSEAHEGTLKPATIRFSDPAALTAAARAAQTAVDGDAEDAVGLLGVPAAAPPSSSSSSPPATDKAEDSRDSSSTSATSAQESKEESGNSSASPQPSRQSGVLERDVSQWHSSRKGEDLVYPVHRQGDQPPEAAFHPPHDHLREHHPTCPADCLEDWVGDGWCDSECNVAECGYDGPDCEGWCGGECRPGWPGDGQCDLECYKEECDWDGGDCKAWSDRSLPSVHTLQQKLADVAANGEDPDSSVSQLLKQELGLAACECVKGKLGNGVCNPECNTYECQFDGFDCRQMCSLECPHVWLGDGKCDKECDVPECYHDKGDCDTCSGNCRTWMIGNGICDPDCNNKDCGYDNGDCNGITWVTAVDYDAKPYVYQFCAREFIGDGNCDENCYNAESEWDGGDCRGSALAKRLAADGIGPQFPVAKKVRTNTQGETGAESASDKEKKTEKQNGPDGDEHQGQQVENKLAEQTDEQKKTEEQQPTRRLLK, encoded by the exons ATGGCGCCGAACAGagtctttttcgcttccctttGCCTTCCCGCCTTTTTCTGGTGCTTGCTTCAAGGACGGGTTGCCTCTG gCGGTTCCGAAGCTCATGAGGGAACGCTGAAGCCAGCAACAATACGCTTCTCAGATCCTGCCGCCCTCACCGCTGCCGCACGTGCTGCCCAAACAGCGGTGGACGGAGATGCT GAAGACGCAGTCGGCTTGCTTGGAGTGCCTGCCGCTGCGCCTCcgagttcttcgtcgtcctcgccGCCAGCCACGGACAAGGCAGAGGACTCAAGGGATTCGTCCTCCACTTCTGCAACCTCTGCACAAGAgtcgaaggaagagagcggaaATTCGTCAGCCTCTCCCCAGCCATCCCGTCAGTCCGGAGTGTTGGAGCGTGACGTGAGTCAGTGGCACTCCTCCCGTAAAGGCGAAGACTTGGTCTATCCGGTCCACCGCCAAGGGGACCAGCCTCCAGAAGCTGCCTTTCATCCGCCTCACGATCACCTCCGGGAGCACCACCCGACTTGTCCAGCAGATTGTCTCGAAGACTGGGTGGGTGACGGTTGGTGCGACAGCGAATGCAACGTGGCAGAATGCGGGTACGACGGGCCGGATTGCGAAGGCTGGTGCGGCGGCGAATGTCGCCCAGGCTGGCCCGGGGATGGCCAGTGCGACTTGGAATGTTACAAAGAGGAGTGCGACTGGGACGGCGGCGACTGCAAAGCTTGGTCGGACCGCAGTTTGCCTAGTGTGCATACCCTCCAGCAGAAGCTGGCGGACGTAGCCGCGAACGGGGAGGACCCCgactcgtctgtttctcaaCTGCTGAAGCAGGAGCTCGGTCTGGCTGCTTGCGAATGCGTCAAAGGCAAACTCGGGAACGGCGTTTGCAACCCCGAGTGCAACACTTACGAGTGCCAATTCGACGGCTTCGACTGCCGGCAAATGTGCTCGCTCGAGTGCCCCCACGTCTGGCTCGGCGACGGCAAGTGCGACAAAGAGTGTGACGTCCCCGAGTGCTACCACGACAAGGGCGACTGTGACACTTGCTCGGGAAACTGTCGCACGTGGATGATCGGAAACGGAATCTGCGACCCAGATTGCAACAATAAAGACTGCGGCTACGACAACGGCGACTGCAACGGCATCACGTGGGTCACCGCGGTCGACTACGACGCTAAGCCGTACGTGTACCAGTTCTGCGCGCGCGAATTCATTGGCGACGGCAACTGCGACGAAAACTGCTACAACGCGGAAAGTGAGTGGGATGGCGGAGACTGCCGCGGATCCGCTCTAGCGAAACGCCTCGCGGCTGACGGTATCGGCCCACAATTTCCCGTGGCCAAAAAAGTGAGAACGAATACTCAGGGTGAAACCGGTGCAGAGTCGGCGAgtgacaaagagaagaagacggagaaacaaAACGGACCAGACGGTGACGAGCACCAAGGACAACAAGTAGAGAACAAGCTGGCGGAACAAACCgacgagcagaaaaaaacagaagaacaaCAGCCCACGAGAAGGCTGCTCAAGTAG
- a CDS encoding dihydrolipoamide acyltransferase, putative (encoded by transcript TGME49_285680), with protein sequence MFLPAGQTSSAPAASAVRAVWVQLKTQRFGSAFLEQHLRCSSTPGIGPDASATLKAEDSVEKRAPLCRSSWSLSAVTVPKHISSSFEGVSDSSLFRSAQLSRTGCRGVSASSPNQILPPFTQSARVFHPICALMHSSASFMCPSDVSVRSASSNATFLQLQPPVSVAGGISGVSCVISRFPSRRLHSKTSRRPANFGCSLSPCAAAQTAEALEAPGSASSRFFSSSAAGPTEHVIKVPSLGDSITEGGLLEWRKKVGDFVLVDEVLCVIETDKVTVEIHSDCSGILLAQAAQEGDTVQVGSQLAVLDYSDAAAEAAANAAEATGKAGAEASPGGQSGVRSAVENNEETGREVSIAAAGSNSSAVGASPVAAAHTTRRTPRIVFKFAGRKCGEEPLREVSEAVQPAETFEDPLLALWGVPRWRPLSEAEMEAVNLGGAGSEADALGTWSLSLNMDPVKPKGKKPETGKKSK encoded by the exons ATGTTTTTGCCTGCTGGACAGACGTCGAGCGCTCCGGCGGCCAGCGCCGTCAGAGCTGTGTGGGTTCAACTGAAAACGCAGCGTTTTGGTTCCGCGTTCCTCGAGCAACATCTGCGGTGTTCATCCACCCCGGGTATTGGTCCCGATGCGTCTGCAACTTTAAAAGCGGAGGATTCTGTGGAAAAGCGGGCGCCACTTTGCCGTTCCAGCTGGTCATTGTCTGCGGTTACCGTACCCAAACATATCTCTTCGTCGTTTGAAGGAGTGTCCGACTCCTCGCTTTTCCGTTCTGCGCAGTTGTCGCGGACAGGGTGCCGcggcgtttctgcgtcttcaccAAACCAGATTCTGCCGCCCTTCACGCAAAGTGCGCGGGTTTTCCACCCGATTTGCGCTCTCATGcactcttctgcgtcgttcATGTGCCCTTCCGACGTGAGTGTCCGGTCAGCTTCCTCAAATGCCACTTTCCTGCAGCTGCAACCGCCCGTTTCGGTTGCGGGCGGGATCTCAGGCGTCTCTTGTGTGATTTCGCGCTTTCCGTCTCGACGGCTGCACTCGAAAACCAGCCGCCGTCCCGCGAATTTTGGCTGCAGTTTGTCGCCGTGTGCTGCAGCCCAGACGGCCGAAGCGCTTGAAGCACCTGGCTCGGCTTCCTcccgctttttctcctcttccgctgcAGGACCCACTGAGCACGTCATCAAGGTTCCCTCCCTCGGTGACTCGATCACCGAGGGAGGCTTGCTtgagtggagaaagaaggtgggcgacttcgtcctcgtcgacGAGGTCTTGTGTGTGATCGAAACTGACAAAGTCACCGTGGAAATCCACAGCGACTGTTCAGGCATTTTGCTAGCGCAGGCGGCACAGGAAGGCGACACCGTCCAAGTGGGCAGCCAGCTGGCAGTTCTCGACTACTCAGATGCCGCGGCCGAGGCGGCTGCGAATGCAGCGGAAGCAACTGGCAAAGCGGGGGCTGAAGCTTCTCCTGGAGGCCAGTCCGGCGTGAGGTCAGCAGTGGAGAACAACGAAGAAACTGGGCGAGAGGTTTCAATCGCAGCTGCTGGATCCAACAGCTCCGCGGTCGGCGCCTCTCCCGTGGCTGCTGCCCACACAACCAGACGTACGCCGCGGATCGTCTTCAAGTTTGCGGGACGGAAATGCGGAGAAGAGCCTCTGCGTGAAGTATCGGAGGCTGTACAGCCCGCTGAGACGTTCGAAGATCCCCTGCTTGC GCTCTGGGGAGTGCCTAGATGGCGCCCACTCAGCGAGGCAGAAATGGAGGCTGTGAATTTGGGAGGTGCCGGCAGCGAGGCCGACGCCCTGGGGACCTGGTCGCTCTCCCTCAACATGGATCCGGTGAAACCCAAGGGAAAGAAGCCGGAGACGGGCAAGAAGAGCAAGTAG
- a CDS encoding hypothetical protein (encoded by transcript TGME49_285670~Predicted trans-membrane domain (TMHMM2.0):28-51:103-123:127-150:156-174:178-201:228-251): MASAVASFNAGDFVHLDWTLATCCERGQWITFGIVLAWLAAAVILWHCEVWGYSVLLPLKMLTVFFHEFGHATATWLTCGRVHGIEVHTNEGGVTKTTGGSQCVILPAGYLGSCVWGMFFLLMASLNIWTLRVGAGILCFAMLVVLVFFARNCTLRLVCLFFLALVVGLWVWTEMEKLVWPLRVILLGIGVMNGVYSLWDIWDDTIRRKVRESDAYKCADLTHCSSRLCGVIWAAVAVAFMAASIYLLFVVKEVGDDYFE, translated from the exons ATGGCCTCTGCAGTGGCATCGTTCAACGCAGGCGACTTCGTCCATCTCGACTGGACGCTGGCAACATGCTGCGAAAGAGGGCAGTGGATCACCTTCGGGATCGTTCTCGCCTGGCTCGCGGCCGCCGTCATTCTCTGGCACTGCGAAGTCTGGGGGTACAGCGTCTTGCTGCCGCTCAAGATGTTGaccgtcttcttccacgaGTTCGGCCATGCCACTGCAACCTGGCTCACATGCGGCAGAGTCCACGGCATCG AGGTGCACACGAACGAGGGAGGAGTGACCAAGACAACTGGCGGGTCGCAGTGCGTGATTCTGCCGGCCGGGTATTTGGGGTCTTGTGTCTGGGGCATGTTTTTCCTCCTGATGGCGTCGCTTAACATCTGGACTCTGCGCGTCGGAGCAGGAATCCTCTGTTTCGCGATGCTGGTggttctcgtcttttttgcGCGCAACTGCACGTTGCGGCTCGTctgcctgttcttcctcgccctcgtcGTCGGCTTGTGGGTGTGGACTGAAATGGAGAAACTCGTTTGGCCGCTGCGAGTCATTCTCCTGGGGATCGGCGTGATGAACGGCGTGTACAGTTTGTGGGACATCTGGGACGACACCATTCGCAGAAAAGTCCGTGAAAGCGACGCGTACAAGTGCGCTGACCTCACGCACTGCAGCAGCAGACTCTGCGGCGTCATCTGGGCTGCCGTCGCTGTGGCGTTCATGGCCGCCTCGATCTACCTCCTCTTTGTCGTGAAGGAAGTCGGCGACGACTACTTCGAGTGA